Proteins from one Leptonema illini DSM 21528 genomic window:
- a CDS encoding GNAT family N-acetyltransferase, with translation MPSMPSMQNAPAVSFRIRPVTLNDRNAILQLEGLSFDPDAWEGEEIYSSRIEQFAAGCLLLEESDEVVGFLTTELWSVEHWTEELFEEWPEEVCSHHADGHSLYISSIAVHPLHRNRGHASVLLREGLRSILFKYEQIEQIILTVAESWHPARRLYARHGFEQRLLLRDFFGGNALAHHDGILMTVSRSRFLHLCESNTVLHS, from the coding sequence ATGCCCTCCATGCCATCGATGCAGAATGCTCCGGCCGTTTCGTTCAGGATTCGACCCGTTACCCTGAATGACCGGAACGCTATTCTACAGCTTGAAGGCCTCTCTTTTGATCCCGACGCCTGGGAAGGCGAAGAGATCTACAGCAGCCGCATAGAACAGTTCGCCGCCGGCTGTTTACTTCTTGAAGAATCCGATGAGGTCGTCGGTTTTCTTACGACCGAACTCTGGTCGGTCGAGCATTGGACTGAAGAACTGTTTGAAGAGTGGCCTGAAGAGGTCTGCTCGCATCATGCTGACGGCCATAGCCTCTATATATCGAGCATCGCCGTTCATCCGCTTCATCGAAACAGAGGGCATGCATCGGTGCTGTTGCGAGAGGGATTGCGAAGCATCCTCTTTAAATACGAGCAGATCGAACAGATCATCCTGACTGTCGCCGAATCATGGCATCCAGCCCGGCGGCTTTACGCCAGGCACGGATTTGAGCAGCGGTTGCTCCTGCGCGATTTCTTCGGCGGCAATGCGCTGGCCCATCATGACGGTATCCTCATGACTGTAAGCCGGAGCAGATTCTTGCATCTTTGCGAGAGCAACACGGTCCTGCATTCTTAA
- a CDS encoding bifunctional diguanylate cyclase/phosphodiesterase, whose protein sequence is MAWGIALTLLFIPAYWLASSDLVAPFGHGYASLHILLELPAIAVSLMVFLLAWSLMYQENRLRRIVLGAGFLCIALVDLAHTMSYSGMPFFLAESAVDRPTFLWLAGRLVAVLVLFGVVFLPRRVIAVRKSYAIFLLSFVLSALIWYVAFFAIGKIPALFVPGEGLTPLKIGAEYLLTIAFAMASILLFRQGRAEKNDNLLWLGAASWVHALSEMFFTFYADVTDLHNVLGHLYKVVSYGLVYRGLFYSGVRLPYRILEMERSRLDTLLSTIPDPVWLKNEAGVYLACNAAFGRLVQRTEEQIIGRRDEDLFGESLGIVYRRRDRMALEQGRPVRNEEIIPQPGGGVRQYETTKTPMYLSDGELIGILGIAHDITEIREAEKELRLAAKTFEANIGLFITDASQRILRVNPAFTQITGYTADELIGKTPRIFQSGRQNRSFYSAMWKEINEAGVWQGEIYNRRKNGEVYPEWLMISQVKGAAGEVTHYVASCSDLSENKAAAETIERLSLYDPLTELPNRKLMMDRLRQLIASVEERRRQGALLLLDLDDFKVINESYGHTVGDSLLVEAGKRLKSVLHGGDTVSHPGGDEFIVILDNLDRGDVGARQAETTALRLQEALSRPFVLEDASSERQFQYYCSTSIGVVLFTDSALSPDELLKRCDTALYSAKSAGRGHVRFFDMQMQATVVNRSSILEDLHRAVREGHLFVQYQPQVNESGRVIGAEALVRWRHPVSGVIPPGRFIPIAEESGLIVAIGQFVFETACRQLALWKNDERFSHLTLAVNISAQQVKVPHLTRWVKRLLNETGALPEKLKLELTESMLFSDTDEVIERMNELKAIGLKFSLDDFGTGYSSLSYLRRLPLDQVKIDQSFVADLLHIQANQAIARTIIQLGENLGLTVLAEGVETEEQRDFLVGHGCRAFQGYLFSPPLDLEEFEAYVGRSSE, encoded by the coding sequence ATGGCCTGGGGAATCGCTCTCACACTGCTTTTTATTCCGGCCTACTGGCTGGCGTCCTCTGATCTTGTCGCACCTTTTGGTCACGGCTACGCATCTCTTCATATATTATTGGAACTGCCGGCCATAGCCGTGTCGTTGATGGTGTTTCTGCTGGCCTGGAGCCTGATGTATCAGGAGAACCGCCTTCGCCGGATCGTGCTGGGGGCCGGATTCCTCTGTATCGCTCTCGTCGATCTTGCCCATACGATGAGCTATTCGGGTATGCCTTTCTTTCTGGCCGAAAGCGCGGTTGATCGTCCTACCTTTCTGTGGCTTGCCGGACGCCTGGTTGCCGTATTGGTGTTGTTTGGCGTGGTGTTCCTTCCCCGGCGGGTCATAGCGGTCAGAAAGAGCTATGCCATTTTTCTGCTTTCGTTCGTGCTATCCGCTTTGATCTGGTATGTAGCTTTTTTCGCTATAGGGAAGATACCGGCGCTATTTGTTCCCGGCGAAGGACTCACTCCTTTGAAGATCGGTGCGGAGTATTTGCTTACGATAGCCTTTGCGATGGCGTCCATTCTGCTCTTTCGTCAGGGAAGGGCAGAGAAGAACGACAATCTGCTATGGCTGGGGGCCGCCTCCTGGGTGCATGCCCTGTCTGAGATGTTCTTCACGTTTTATGCCGACGTTACCGATCTGCATAACGTACTAGGACATCTGTATAAGGTGGTCTCGTACGGTCTTGTTTATCGCGGGCTCTTCTATTCCGGTGTCAGGCTGCCCTACCGAATCCTTGAGATGGAACGTTCGCGACTCGATACGCTGCTTTCGACTATTCCCGATCCGGTCTGGCTGAAGAACGAAGCGGGCGTCTATCTTGCCTGCAACGCGGCCTTCGGGCGCCTGGTTCAACGAACAGAAGAACAGATTATCGGACGGCGTGATGAAGATTTATTCGGTGAAAGCCTCGGGATCGTCTATCGCCGCCGGGATCGAATGGCGCTTGAACAGGGACGCCCCGTTCGTAACGAAGAGATCATCCCTCAACCGGGCGGAGGCGTGCGACAATATGAAACGACGAAGACTCCGATGTATCTGTCAGACGGCGAGCTGATCGGAATTCTCGGTATAGCGCACGATATTACCGAGATTCGCGAGGCCGAGAAAGAGCTGCGTCTGGCGGCGAAAACGTTCGAGGCCAATATCGGCCTCTTTATCACCGACGCTTCGCAGCGCATATTGAGAGTGAATCCGGCCTTCACGCAGATTACAGGTTATACAGCCGATGAGCTGATCGGAAAGACTCCGCGCATCTTTCAATCGGGACGGCAGAATCGATCATTCTATTCGGCCATGTGGAAGGAGATCAATGAAGCGGGCGTCTGGCAGGGTGAGATTTATAACCGGCGCAAGAACGGCGAAGTGTATCCGGAATGGCTGATGATCTCTCAGGTAAAGGGAGCGGCCGGTGAGGTGACCCACTATGTGGCCAGCTGCAGCGATCTTTCTGAGAACAAGGCGGCCGCCGAAACGATCGAGCGGCTTTCGTTATACGATCCTTTAACCGAGCTGCCCAATCGCAAGCTGATGATGGATCGCCTGCGACAGCTGATCGCCTCGGTGGAGGAGCGCCGTCGACAGGGAGCGTTGCTGCTTCTTGATCTGGATGACTTCAAGGTTATCAATGAGTCCTACGGGCACACGGTCGGCGATAGCCTTCTGGTCGAAGCGGGCAAGAGATTGAAGTCCGTGCTTCATGGCGGCGATACGGTCAGTCATCCCGGCGGAGATGAATTCATCGTCATACTCGATAATCTTGATCGAGGCGATGTCGGAGCCAGGCAGGCCGAAACGACGGCTCTGCGGCTTCAAGAGGCTCTGAGTCGCCCGTTCGTTCTCGAAGATGCCAGCAGCGAGCGGCAGTTTCAATACTACTGCTCGACAAGCATCGGAGTGGTTCTGTTCACCGACTCCGCTCTGTCGCCCGACGAGCTCTTGAAACGATGCGATACGGCTCTTTACAGCGCGAAATCGGCCGGTCGCGGACATGTGCGATTCTTCGATATGCAGATGCAGGCGACCGTCGTTAACCGGTCGTCGATTCTCGAGGACCTTCACAGAGCCGTTCGCGAAGGTCATCTTTTCGTTCAGTATCAGCCGCAGGTGAACGAATCGGGCAGGGTGATCGGAGCCGAAGCCCTCGTTCGCTGGAGGCATCCCGTGTCAGGCGTCATTCCGCCGGGCCGATTTATTCCGATCGCTGAAGAGAGCGGTCTGATCGTTGCCATAGGTCAGTTTGTCTTCGAAACAGCCTGCAGGCAGCTTGCGCTCTGGAAGAACGACGAGCGATTCTCGCATCTGACGCTTGCCGTTAACATCAGCGCTCAGCAGGTAAAGGTGCCGCACCTGACGCGCTGGGTGAAGCGCCTCCTGAATGAAACCGGTGCTCTACCCGAGAAGTTGAAGCTTGAGCTAACCGAAAGCATGCTTTTCAGCGACACCGACGAGGTTATCGAGCGCATGAACGAGCTGAAAGCGATCGGCCTGAAGTTTTCCCTGGACGATTTTGGAACGGGCTATTCGTCGCTTTCGTATTTGAGGCGGTTGCCGCTCGATCAGGTGAAGATAGATCAGTCCTTTGTGGCCGATCTGCTTCATATTCAAGCGAATCAAGCGATTGCGCGAACGATCATCCAGCTTGGCGAAAACCTTGGATTAACCGTTCTTGCCGAAGGCGTGGAGACCGAAGAGCAGCGAGATTTCCTGGTCGGGCATGGCTGTCGGGCGTTTCAGGGATATCTTTTCAGTCCGCCGCTGGATCTCGAAGAATTTGAGGCCTATGTCGGGCGCTCCTCTGAATAG
- a CDS encoding gamma-glutamyltransferase family protein: MKRIIKWSGIGLLAFILTLLAVYAMLPKGPRDPMPYTFTTKTEKPLLNVKEFAVVAGTPWASQAGYDILAKGGTACDAAVATLLTLNVTHGEAASFPGVAPMLYYNAKTAEVKSYIAAGKAPAAATIERFKERGFETVPEMDLWSQLIPASPDVIISLLEECGTMSFAELSRPAIVVAREGFPAHPIIVRNLDFSLVERIGFSILMPENSRIFIRGEWWRPVHLHDRMVFTDLANTLEELAQAESEALKKGASRKEALQALRDYFYKGPIAEKITAYHKKEGGLITYDDLARYSGGWEKPVVGHIGDYTLYATGTWSQGIMESLVLQTLDGIDLKGMGHNSPAYIHTVTQAIDLAMADRDTYVGDAAFIDVPLERLLSKEYAATRRAAMTDRAFAELPAAGQVKALSISQRLAGLSPAQSLLAMTDFSAGQDTSQLVIVDAKGNAVVMTPSDFPQTPMIPGTGLNLGNRMDQFRLDPTHVSALMPGKRPRITPHAVIVFKDGRFHMAFSTPGGDMQAQALVQVFLNMHVFGMDLAQAIAAPRFYSIAWPSSFAPHESSPAHIRLEADLYATAAAGLRDLGYTPEEDPLWDKDFGAVGAIMVAADGKLIAGADPREETTALGR; the protein is encoded by the coding sequence ATGAAGCGAATCATCAAATGGTCGGGAATCGGACTGCTTGCCTTTATCCTGACGCTACTTGCCGTGTATGCGATGCTACCGAAGGGCCCGCGCGATCCGATGCCGTATACCTTTACGACAAAGACAGAAAAGCCTCTATTAAACGTGAAAGAGTTTGCCGTCGTTGCAGGAACGCCCTGGGCGTCGCAGGCCGGCTACGATATTCTCGCGAAAGGCGGAACGGCCTGCGATGCGGCCGTGGCGACGCTGTTAACGCTGAACGTGACGCATGGCGAGGCGGCCTCGTTTCCGGGCGTGGCGCCGATGCTTTATTATAACGCGAAGACGGCTGAGGTGAAGTCCTATATAGCGGCGGGAAAGGCGCCGGCGGCTGCGACGATCGAACGGTTTAAAGAACGGGGGTTCGAGACCGTGCCCGAGATGGATCTGTGGTCGCAGCTGATTCCGGCATCGCCCGATGTGATCATCAGCCTGCTTGAAGAATGCGGAACGATGTCTTTCGCCGAGCTTTCCAGGCCGGCCATCGTCGTTGCGCGGGAGGGCTTCCCGGCGCATCCGATCATCGTGCGCAACCTTGACTTTTCGTTAGTCGAACGGATCGGATTCTCGATTCTCATGCCCGAAAATTCGCGCATCTTCATCAGAGGGGAGTGGTGGCGGCCCGTGCATCTGCACGATCGCATGGTCTTCACCGATCTGGCGAACACGCTTGAAGAGCTGGCACAGGCAGAAAGCGAGGCGTTAAAAAAAGGGGCGAGTCGCAAAGAGGCACTGCAGGCCCTTCGCGATTATTTCTATAAAGGACCGATCGCCGAAAAGATCACCGCCTATCACAAAAAAGAAGGCGGGCTGATCACCTATGACGATCTTGCGAGATACTCCGGCGGATGGGAGAAGCCCGTCGTCGGCCACATCGGCGACTATACTCTGTATGCGACGGGCACCTGGTCGCAGGGCATCATGGAGTCGCTTGTCTTGCAGACTCTCGACGGCATCGACCTGAAAGGTATGGGCCATAACTCGCCCGCCTACATTCATACGGTGACGCAGGCCATCGATCTGGCGATGGCCGATCGCGATACCTATGTGGGCGATGCGGCCTTTATCGACGTTCCTCTTGAAAGGCTTCTTTCAAAAGAATATGCAGCCACACGTCGAGCGGCGATGACCGACCGGGCCTTTGCAGAACTTCCGGCGGCGGGGCAGGTGAAGGCGCTTTCTATATCGCAGAGGCTTGCGGGGCTGAGCCCGGCACAGTCGCTGCTTGCGATGACCGATTTCTCGGCCGGACAGGATACAAGTCAGCTCGTGATCGTCGACGCAAAAGGCAATGCCGTCGTCATGACGCCGTCGGATTTTCCGCAGACGCCGATGATTCCAGGTACGGGGCTCAATCTGGGGAATCGCATGGATCAGTTCCGGCTTGATCCGACGCATGTGAGCGCCCTCATGCCCGGGAAGCGTCCGCGTATAACGCCGCATGCGGTGATCGTCTTCAAAGACGGGCGCTTTCACATGGCCTTTTCGACTCCCGGAGGCGATATGCAGGCGCAGGCCCTTGTTCAGGTTTTCTTGAACATGCATGTGTTCGGTATGGATCTGGCTCAGGCCATCGCCGCTCCGCGCTTCTATTCGATCGCCTGGCCTTCGTCGTTTGCGCCGCATGAGTCCTCGCCGGCGCATATCCGTCTTGAGGCCGATCTGTATGCGACGGCAGCAGCAGGCTTGCGTGATCTGGGTTATACACCAGAAGAAGATCCGCTGTGGGATAAGGATTTCGGAGCGGTCGGGGCGATCATGGTCGCTGCGGACGGGAAGCTGATCGCCGGAGCAGATCCGCGCGAAGAGACGACGGCGCTCGGGCGGTAG
- a CDS encoding transposase — MASVSNPLTLKMREKLSSAYGKTIYSRRFPSVEGVFGVMKSVRNGWQFFRRTLKKAQVDWAERCIAHNIAKLISFRRVNV; from the coding sequence GAATGGCTTCAGTCAGCAATCCTCTGACCCTTAAAATGAGAGAAAAACTAAGCTCGGCCTATGGTAAGACAATCTATTCGCGCCGGTTTCCGTCGGTAGAAGGTGTCTTCGGCGTTATGAAGAGTGTACGAAATGGATGGCAATTCTTTCGACGCACCCTCAAAAAGGCTCAGGTTGACTGGGCAGAACGTTGTATCGCCCACAATATTGCGAAGCTGATCAGTTTCAGGAGAGTGAATGTATAG
- a CDS encoding Rpn family recombination-promoting nuclease/putative transposase — protein MDPTPDRIIRDTFSDREDAIPFFQSTLPPGLLAVLNLDTLEVEQGTFIDESMKEYRTDILFRIKTASGSPAEIYLLFEHKSQRDPHIFTQLLSYLARIYERQDKPVPVIPFVFYHGKKAWDLGTDFTTHFKLTDRERQIFAPYLPDFRFELFDLGDQDVETLTITLYVKMLLQIIRSIDTDRLDDNLRDIFELSEIFFSEQKKLEKLRKLIFYVLTRGEVPHEKVASILSSVSKRLEKEAMTAAQKLREEGFAQGLLEGEQKLLIKQMEWRFGSLSKQENDAIRACSNRDLIEAASRAILEGKSKEEVLAELR, from the coding sequence GTGGATCCCACGCCCGACAGGATCATTCGCGATACCTTCTCTGATAGAGAGGATGCCATTCCGTTCTTTCAATCCACTCTGCCGCCCGGGCTGCTCGCTGTCCTTAATCTTGATACCCTCGAAGTAGAACAGGGAACCTTCATCGATGAGTCAATGAAGGAATATCGCACTGATATCCTCTTCCGTATTAAAACCGCCAGTGGATCGCCAGCGGAGATCTATCTTCTATTTGAGCATAAATCGCAAAGAGATCCGCACATCTTCACACAACTGCTTTCCTACCTCGCCCGTATCTATGAACGACAGGATAAGCCCGTTCCCGTCATCCCCTTCGTCTTCTATCACGGGAAAAAAGCATGGGATCTCGGAACCGATTTCACGACCCACTTCAAGCTCACGGATAGGGAGCGACAGATCTTTGCGCCCTATCTACCCGATTTCCGATTTGAGCTGTTTGACCTCGGTGATCAGGATGTTGAGACGCTCACTATTACACTCTACGTCAAAATGCTTCTGCAGATCATCCGCTCTATTGATACGGATCGTCTTGATGACAATCTCAGAGACATTTTCGAACTCTCTGAGATCTTTTTCTCAGAGCAAAAAAAGCTTGAGAAACTCAGAAAATTGATCTTTTATGTTCTCACCCGAGGAGAGGTGCCGCACGAGAAAGTTGCGAGCATCCTCTCCTCGGTCTCGAAACGATTGGAGAAGGAAGCTATGACCGCTGCTCAAAAACTCAGAGAAGAAGGATTTGCACAGGGGCTCCTTGAAGGAGAGCAGAAGCTACTTATCAAGCAGATGGAGTGGAGGTTCGGCAGTCTCTCGAAACAGGAGAATGATGCCATCCGTGCCTGTTCAAACAGAGATCTCATCGAAGCAGCAAGCCGGGCTATACTCGAAGGAAAGAGCAAGGAGGAAGTGCTGGCAGAGTTACGCTGA
- a CDS encoding WG repeat-containing protein, which yields MDRNGKIIIPPRFRWADFFYEGLAVVAEGTECNIPLDDYILEDCPHGYINKKGQYVIKPQFYHALEFRGGFAAVSRFTNFRAIVINRSGNIVGLEGLNYFLEPLANGYFCVKQEMQTRMVDGKGKMFALPQGLSYIKREPGWPNRCPAEDLIQVEDQSGRQGFVHFPLGTVVIKPSYDNVGQFSEGMAPVKVGDRWGAIDRSGNIVIEPQFSYVSSFHGGAAAAFVLGDSKLCGLIDRQGKWIVQPAFVQCSDGFDFGMAFFRASDQEGEKDGVIGPSGKWIIPLQSRDIELLGPDLFCVDRYPENVCKYLTIDGRLIKPE from the coding sequence ATGGATCGCAACGGGAAGATTATCATCCCTCCACGGTTTCGCTGGGCTGATTTTTTTTATGAAGGACTGGCCGTTGTAGCCGAGGGGACGGAGTGCAATATCCCTCTTGATGACTATATCCTGGAGGATTGCCCGCATGGCTATATCAACAAAAAGGGGCAGTATGTAATCAAGCCACAATTCTACCACGCCTTGGAATTCAGAGGCGGGTTCGCTGCCGTTAGTAGATTTACAAATTTTCGCGCTATTGTCATCAACCGCTCGGGTAACATTGTTGGACTGGAGGGACTCAACTATTTCCTTGAACCATTGGCGAATGGTTATTTTTGCGTAAAACAAGAAATGCAGACAAGAATGGTAGATGGCAAAGGGAAGATGTTTGCATTACCGCAGGGCCTGAGCTATATTAAAAGAGAACCGGGCTGGCCTAACAGATGTCCAGCAGAGGATCTGATACAGGTAGAGGATCAAAGCGGTCGCCAGGGTTTTGTTCATTTTCCTCTTGGAACCGTGGTTATCAAGCCGAGCTATGATAACGTGGGTCAGTTTTCGGAGGGAATGGCTCCCGTAAAGGTTGGTGATCGTTGGGGAGCGATAGATAGGAGCGGTAATATTGTAATCGAACCGCAATTTTCTTATGTCTCAAGTTTTCATGGAGGTGCTGCCGCTGCTTTCGTTCTCGGTGACTCAAAGCTATGTGGTTTGATTGATAGACAGGGGAAATGGATAGTTCAACCTGCATTTGTTCAATGTTCTGACGGATTCGATTTCGGGATGGCATTCTTTAGAGCCTCGGATCAAGAAGGAGAAAAGGACGGTGTCATTGGTCCCTCGGGGAAATGGATTATACCTTTGCAGTCAAGAGACATTGAATTATTAGGGCCAGATTTATTCTGCGTAGATCGATATCCAGAGAATGTGTGCAAGTATCTGACCATCGATGGTAGACTTATAAAGCCTGAGTAA
- a CDS encoding IS3 family transposase yields the protein SMSRKGNCWDNAVAESFFGQMKNELDRKVFANQEEAKCEIFDYIEVFYNRKRSHSYLGYLSSEAFETKKVA from the coding sequence AGCATGAGTCGTAAAGGCAACTGCTGGGATAACGCCGTCGCCGAATCATTTTTCGGTCAGATGAAGAATGAGCTGGACAGAAAGGTCTTCGCGAATCAAGAGGAAGCGAAGTGCGAGATATTCGATTACATCGAAGTCTTTTATAACCGGAAGAGGAGCCACAGTTATCTGGGCTATCTCTCATCGGAGGCATTTGAAACTAAGAAAGTGGCCTGA